From the genome of Solanum stenotomum isolate F172 chromosome 5, ASM1918654v1, whole genome shotgun sequence:
GGGACGGAAGGAGAAAATACAACAAAACGTAAACTACACAACAATGTGAAGTAGATGCATATAAGTTAAATACTCGTATGTACCTTCTCATCGAGGATTGCCGAATCACGGCTGAGGCACTTATAGAGGTCGTGCCGGACAGCAGCTCTAATAAGTTTTTCCGTACTCACATCGGCAATGGAGAGGTCAGTTAGCTTACCACAGTCAACGTCAGGGTTAGTCACGAAGAAATAACTGGAAATAGCTAAGCCGAGAGCGGCGTTGCCGATGAACGCAAGTCGCTGGTAATTAGAAGCTGAATTAGGACAGGAAGAGTGAGTAAGAGCATTTTCTAGGAGCTTCCTGTTCGTAAATCAATACTTCAATAACTCTCCCATTGCCCTTAGTGATATCACCATGTTTGTAACTTCTTCCTTCGGTGGGAGCAACGCAACCTATTTCCGTCGGTCACCACCGCGCAATTCTCTGGCGGAACGAGCACGCACGGAGACTGTGCTTTCCCGGGGAAAAAAACTGACCTGTATCAGAAAAAAGTGCAACAACAAATTCACTCGCAACTGCACATTCTACACCGGAGACATAGAACTGTCATTTACACAAAAAGGGAGAAACTTCATTGAGGCGGCTGATTATAAGACGTTGGTATAGGCAATCAAAATTCAGCTATACATGTCAAACCATGTGACTGAATTTTGGCCGCACTCAACTATGGTTTTTCTGCTACCTATGTGGTATTGTAAGAGAACAAACAAATTATGGAATAAGTAGTTCAAAAATGTAAAATGCTAATTACTGTTTCTTCGTATGAGTGGGTGGTTCGAATTTTTGCTTCTTAGTTCCCTTGCTGAGGAGCGCAGATGTTGAGGGCTTCTTTTCAGGGCAGGATGAGAAAATCAGTGTGCCAAGCTTTTGGGAATAACGGATTTTGTAGCTTAAGTCTGAAAAGCTTATGAGCAAACTGGCAATGATTGATGTGGATCATATGTAATGTAAGGAGAAAGTACGGAGAGAAGCTTGTTTAATTGTAGTGCTATCTATGTGTGCACCTTGAAAACgacaattttgatattcttttttgGCTGTCATGGATAGTAGTTTTTCAGCCAACATTTCCGAGACCGTTGCTATTCGCATACCACTGTCGTGTGTGAGTCAAGCTCGAAATGGCACCTGTGagcaaaacaacaacaaaaacaagtCATGGTATATTCAGATGTCATCAGCTGCATTGTATTAACTGGCCatgaaatgagaaaaatgattcTCGATGTTTCATTGTATATATCTTCATAAAATAATCATTGTTTCTGATATTTTGCCCAAGTTTATTGAGGTCAAACAAAATGTAGTAGACAGAGGAGAAGCCATGGGAAAAGTAGTTAGATTTGGGTGAGAAATGAaatcaaattcatgaaaaaacaaattaaacaagtaaCTGGTTGAACTAACCAACCTCAGCCAGTTGAACATGAGAAAAGAGGGTAGCCTCCAATTATATAAGTAGTTGTAGCTGAAGCATAATGCACAAATGTGGAAAAGTTAGCTCACACCAATTCATTAACGCAGTAGCTTGCACATATAGAAGGTTAATTAAAATTGTTCAAGTGCATCTTGTTGTCAACACAAAGTTTATTGACAAGTAAACccggagaagaaaaaaaaggaaaaagctGTAGAGCTACCGGAGGGGGGAAAATCTGATAATCATACCACGGGCTATACTCAATTCACACAGTCAGACTCAAATTGAAgattaaacaaacaaataaaacagcaaatttcaattaaaaaaaggcaaaataaGAAAGGTACACAGATTTTTCAGGCGTAACTCGTACAGACAAACAGATCAGCCACTGAATTACCTCAAGTTCAGTTCAAAGAGATAAAGCCGACGCAGCAGCAAAATTGAAACACAAAGAAGAAATCTAAATCAAACCAGTAGAAGGACTCAGTTGAACACAATAGAAGCAAATTTAACAATGGAAGGAGATACATACCGGAGCAGGAAAAAGCAGCGCCAAATAAATCCAATTAAACCTACGTAGAATGCTGTTTTGTTTGTAGGAGTGTATTTAGTGCTTAATTAGGACAGATGTGTATATGTGAAGAAGCCACGAAGCACCGCCTATAAGCTAAACAACAATAGaagtagagctgtcaatatggccCACCCCTTCCGACCTAACCCATACATGCTTTGAAATCTGATGGGCCAGGTCAGGTTAGCTCATTTTTAGGGTGGGCCAAAAATGGTTGGTCCAGAGCATAAGTACGTGGGCTACGGGCNCATACCGGAGCAGGAAAAAGCAGCGCCAAATAAATCCAATTAAACCTACGTAGAATGCTGTTTTGTTTGTAGGAGTGTATTTAGTGCTTAATTAGGACAGATGTGTATATGTGAAGAAGCCACGAAGCACCGCCGATAAGCTAAACAACAATAGaagtagagctgtcaatatggctCATCCCATCCGGCCTAACCCATACATGCTTTGAAATCTGATGGGCCAGATCAGGTTAGCCCATTTTTAGGATGGGCCAAAAAATAGTTGGTCCAGAGCATAAGTAAGTGGGCTACGGGCTTTGCCGGGCcaatcctttttttaaaaaagtatagtttttataatttttaaaattaaattataatttaaaaatattatcataaaaatcGACAAGACAATATTACATAATGTTACTATACTACTTGTTGGTCAAATCCACAaacaaaattatctttataatatttattacatttgatttcaagtaaaaacataaatagctaaatagaaatattactcgaattatttttcaattatcataataaaacacaaaaaaattgacaatatTCTGTAGGCTACGACCTTTGTAGTGATTCCTTGAAATTTTTAGGGAACTTTTACTTTATGTAGTACATAAactataaacataatttgtatttgaattgtaatattttaaactttaaacagattttgagtttagactcttgttatttttaataccctattttatttttattttttaattaatttttatttggcccacgggccggccctatccatatttcttAAGTCCCACAAATCGGCAGGCTTATTCAGGTCGGGCTAAAAAGCCCTCTTAataaatgggctccaaaaatcgtAGCCCAATCCTATCAAATCACGGGTTAGGTCAGGCCGGCCCAACgagcctagcccatattgacggctctaaaTAGAAGGCACCAAAAGACGAATATACCCTTCTAAAGAAGCACTTGGTCATCATGTGTGGTTCTTCATAGGGCTATATTCGTCTTTTCATGCTTTTTTGTTGTTCATACAAGTATTTTCTTATAGGCGGCTGTTTCGTGGCTTCTTCAGACGTACATGGATGTCCTAATTAAGCAGTAAATACACACCTCTGAAGAAACACACATGACGACCAAGAGGTAGCGATTGTTGGCTGTCATGTGTGTTTCTTCATAGggtatactattttttttcctgCCTTCTTGTAGTTCACACAAGTGTTTCTTCATAGGCAGTTCTTTATGGCTTCTTCAGACGTATACAACTATCCTAGTTAAGCAATAAATACACGCCTAGAAACAGAACAGCATTTTACATAAgtttaatcaaatttatttgacGTTGCTTTTCTCCTACGTACTCCGATATATATTACTCCCAAcgttaaaacttaaaagtaataataagtactaagtatatatataatatgtaagtATGTATAAGTGTCGATAATTTagccaaaaaattaaataatgatcttttgtaattttcttcttttttacttttcgTCATTTTGTCCATCAAAATCTTCAAACATAGAATAGAATTTATCAATTTTCTTTCACTAaaatttgaaaggaaaaaaaaaagtgattacACTTATTTGATTGATCACTAGATTACACTTTTAAATGAATGCTAGAATGGTTCTCCTTCTTTATAAACATTTAATGGATAATATTATTGCATGTGCCATTTTGCATATATAATTTGTGACTCATGTGATTTACGAATTAACTATATAAACTACTAATATATCATTATACTTTGAAGAATAATGCAAAGATTATAATGTGATAAATTGATGACAAATTGAAGCTACCATACTTTTCCTTTGCTTTCTCATTTTTCTATGTGGAGAACTGGAGATGATTAACAATAATTGCATTTCAGTTTAATCTCATTGTAGACACTTAAATTGTATTGGAtcaaattcatataaaatttgaattaaattcatgttcattttGGGCTGAATGATTAATTTTggttttacaaataaataagttcaTCTTATTAAATTCAAATCAAAGGTTCATTTCACCTTGAAGCCCAAAACTTATGTCACGTGTCACAGTGACTAGGCATCCAAGACCAACAGGGTGACACCACGTGTCCAAATGAGGTGGTAGTTCAAGTCAAATGCAAGAACCAATCACAATGTatcaagtgtcaaaatgacatcctTTGGCCAATCATATGCAACCTTGTCCACCCCTataactataaataggggatgGACATGACATTCTAAGGGGATCAAGAAAACTCTTCAACAAGCATTTTGCAATTGGAGAAAGCTACATCGACTAAATAGCTCTTCGAAGGAGTGATCAACGGAGTTCTTCCAGAGATCAACTTGAAACGACGAAGCGCTTTCCGACGTTCCTGGAAATCAATAGCATCTCAAGGACGTCTACATCATCCAACAATTCAAGAAATACGCTACTAAAGACCCTCGAATCTTGGAGAAGCTTAGGAGAGAGAATCAAGAGAACAACAAAATTGTACTCACAAcgattcatcaataaaaattacattttttcttttatttattttgcttgcagGCAATTTTCAGCGCCTTACGGAAATTTGTTGCGAACactcataaaataaatttgagaagAATAATGTGTAAGCAAATTTACTCTTACCTTATGAAGGTAGAGAGATTATTCTACTAAATTTcgattcaaataaaatattttaaaataaaaatgaaaaagaaatgtagtatataaaaaatcataatatcaAAGAATGGTCCAattgaataattaaatataattatgcAGGATgtgatatttaaaaattttaaaaaatcatatttattagtAACTAAGTTAAATTTTGAGTCATCATAACATCAAGGACTTCATTAAACATGGGAGATGGACACGTTAAATTCAATCATCTTTCTAGCATTTATTGCTATTAAAATTAAGAATCGGTTTAGATTTACGCCGACTAATCGACTACAAGATTCATATATCTTGTCTGGAGTTAGATAGAGAAATATCAGCAAAGAAAGAGGGACTTACCTATAACATTCATTGACTTTGAAAAGGCTTACACCAAAGTCTCAACGGAAGCCATATGAAATGCATGAAGTCTAGAGGTGTACATGTCGCTTACATATAAGGGAGATAAATGGGAGGAGACTCAAAGCACTTCATAGGTGATATAGGGTTGCACAAGGGATCAATTCTTTGCCCATTCTTGTTTGTCATGGTGATGGACGATTGACGTTGCATATTTAAGATGAGATCTCTCAATGCATGTTGTTTGCGGATGACAAAATACTAATTGATGagacatatagatgaattagtGCTAGGCTAGAGGTGTGTAGAAAAACTATGGAGTCTAAAAGGTTCAGGTTGAGTAGGGACCAAATCACTTGAAGTGCAAATTTAGTGATGCAATGAATGAGAAAGGCATGGATGTGACACTTGAACACACAACTTATTCCTAAGAAAGATATTTCAAGTATCTAATGTCTGTAATTCAGGAAAGTGGAGACATCGACAATGATATCGCACATCGTA
Proteins encoded in this window:
- the LOC125865404 gene encoding ribonuclease 3-like protein 2, producing MLAEKLLSMTAKKEYQNCRFQDLSYKIRYSQKLGTLIFSSCPEKKPSTSALLSKGTKKQKFEPPTHTKKQSVFFPGKAQSPCVLVPPENCAVVTDGNRKLLENALTHSSCPNSASNYQRLAFIGNAALGLAISSYFFVTNPDVDCGKLTDLSIADVSTEKLIRAAVRHDLYKCLSRDSAILDEKEEEMEFYGGMIKAPKVLADIVESIMGAVYLDCGFDVNDV